CCGAATGTAAATATTTCACACGAATGCCAAGCTCCCGCATATAATCGGTCAGGTCTTCCGCCATACGCTTTGTCAGCGTTGTGATCAGTACCTTATTCTTCTTCGCTGTTTCTTTATTTACCTCACTGATCAGATCATCAATCTGTCCTTCGATCGGACGCACTTCTACTTCCGGATCCAGAAGACCTGTCGGTCGGATTACCTGCTCTGCCCGCAGCAGTTCATGAGACTCCTCGTACTCTCCCGGTGTCGCCGATACAAACAGTACCTGGTCAATCTTACTTTCAAATTCCCCAAAGCTGAGCGGTCTGTTATCCTTTGCCGATGGCAGACGGAATCCATAATCTACCAATGTTGTCTTTCTCGACTGATCGCCGTGATACATGGCTCCAATCTGTGGAATCGTCTTATGCGACTCGTCGATCATGATCAGAAAATCATCCGGAAAATAGTCAATCAATGTACATGGCGGCTCCCCTGCTTTCTGCCCGGTCAGATGCCTCGAATAGTTTTCAATTCCGGAACAAAATCCTGTCTCTCGCATCATTTCTATATCAAAATTCGTTCTCTCAGAAATACGCTGTGCTTCCAGAAGCTTATCTTCCCCTTTAAAATAACGGATCTGCTGCTCCAGTTCTTCTTCAATCTCCCTGATGGCACGCTCCATATTCTCCTTGGACACTACATAATGAGATGCCGGGAAAATTGCCACATGCCCGATCACATTCAACACTTCACCGGTCAATGTATCAATCTCTGTTATTCTGTCTATCTCATCACCGAAAAATTCAACTCTGTATGCAATTTTTTCCGAATACGCCGGGAAAATCTCAACCACATCTCCTCGCACCCGGAACGTTCCACGCTTGAAATCCATATCATTGCGGTCATACTGGATCTCAACCAACTTCTTCAGAACTTCATCCCTGTCTTTGATCATGCCCGGTCTAAGTGAAATCACCATCTCCTTGTAATCAATCGGCGAACCCAGTCCGTAAATGCAGGACACACTTGCCACAATGATGACATCATTCCGCTCAGAAAGCGCTGCTGTCGCAGAGTGGCGGAGCTTGTCGATCTCATCGTTGATGGCAGAGTCCTTGGCAATGTAAGTGTCGGATGACGGAACATAAGCTTCCGGCTGGTAGTAGTCGTAGTAGGAAACAAAATATTCCACTGCGTTATCGGGGAACATCTCCTTGAACTCTCCGTATAACTGAGCCGCTAACGTCTTATTATGAGCGATGACAAGTGTCGGCTTCTGTAATTGCTGAATCACATTTGCCATCGTAAAAGTTTTTCCAGAACCCGTAACCCCTAGTAAAGTCTGGCATTGATTGCCTTCCTTGAACCCTTTTACAAGCTCTGCAATCGCCTGTGGCTGGTCTCCGGTTGGCTCATATGGGGCTTTTAATTTGAAAGCATGTCCGCCTTGCGGGCTGCTTTTATGAGCAAGCAGCTGACTATTGTCAGCGGATTGCGAATGTCCTTTTTCTGCATTCATGGTAAATCCCTCCATTTGTAACTTTTACTATGACCATTATCAGCCAAAATTTCGTACTCAGATTCTTAACGAAATGTCTATTTTTGTCTCGAATAGAGGTCATTTTTGTCTCGTTACGAATAAAAGTCACATTACGTAGATCCCTGTGGGAAAATTCATTTTTGCGGATAAAACAGCACCTAGAAATACCTGATGATACCAGGCTCCGGTTCTGTCATATTTTTACTGTTTTTTTCTTGTAACAGTCCCTATTATATCAGACATTTTTTTGAAAGTATATAGATGAAGGCAAGAAAAAAGTACAAATGTTCGATTCTTATTTGTACTTTTTTCTATCACTACTATTCTATTTTTCATCATGCTGCGTGGAAATATTCTTCTATAATCAAGTCAGGTCTGCGTACAAAACACCAGATCATATTGGCAGAGTCATCTTCATACGGTTCTTTCCATAACTGTTCAAAGATAATCTCATGGGTAACTACCTGTCTGGAGGAATCTGCCAGCAGATACAGGAATGCCTTTTCTCGCTCATTTAGGGTTGCAAGCTCATGCTCTCCCCAGTAAACCGTATGATAACACCAGTCAATCAGAAGTTTTCCCTTTTGTATAATCTTCTGCTTTTCTCTTATCAATACTGTGTCATAGACCGCTATGGTATGGAATTTTTCAAATGCATCCAGATTAACGGTCGTACATTCCCACTCAGTTTGTAACCCTTCACAAAGCCGACTCCACTTATCTACCTCATCCGCAGCAATCAATACTTTTTTCATTTGTATCCCTTTTCTTCTGTTACTTCATTTTTTAAACAGGAAAAATTACTACTTTTTGCAATATTCATAAATATTAAATGGTTCTTCTCTTTTTTCAAATAAGATATCAGCTTCTTTCCTTTGATGAAAATCTGATTTCTGACACTCTTGGTCTCCTTTTTCCTGCATCTGTAATTGGTTTTATTATTGGCATTGTAACTCCTCCTTTCTTTGTACATTATTATAACAGAATATTGATGGAGTAGATCACTAACTTCTTTCTTCATTTTCCAAAACCTTCAGCTGATATCTCATGTCTGCCACCGTGTACACTGTGACGAAAGCCTTCGGATCAAGATTATTGATGTAATTCATGAGTTTCTGATACTCATTTTTATCTACGATCGTAATGATCTCGTGTCTTTTATCTAAATTGTACGCTCCGATGGCATCATAAATGGTTGCTCCACTATGCAGCTCATGCAGAATAAAATTCCGAAGTTCTTCTTCATACTTTGTAATAATACATACTCTTCGTTTCAGATTCTGCCCGAAGATAAAATGATCTACCACCATCCCATTAAAATAAGTACCAAGAACGCTTAAAACCACCGTCTTCTTATCATATACAAGTGCTGCCGAAAGCGCCACACACATACCGGC
The sequence above is drawn from the Coprococcus comes ATCC 27758 genome and encodes:
- the uvrB gene encoding excinuclease ABC subunit UvrB, which translates into the protein MEGFTMNAEKGHSQSADNSQLLAHKSSPQGGHAFKLKAPYEPTGDQPQAIAELVKGFKEGNQCQTLLGVTGSGKTFTMANVIQQLQKPTLVIAHNKTLAAQLYGEFKEMFPDNAVEYFVSYYDYYQPEAYVPSSDTYIAKDSAINDEIDKLRHSATAALSERNDVIIVASVSCIYGLGSPIDYKEMVISLRPGMIKDRDEVLKKLVEIQYDRNDMDFKRGTFRVRGDVVEIFPAYSEKIAYRVEFFGDEIDRITEIDTLTGEVLNVIGHVAIFPASHYVVSKENMERAIREIEEELEQQIRYFKGEDKLLEAQRISERTNFDIEMMRETGFCSGIENYSRHLTGQKAGEPPCTLIDYFPDDFLIMIDESHKTIPQIGAMYHGDQSRKTTLVDYGFRLPSAKDNRPLSFGEFESKIDQVLFVSATPGEYEESHELLRAEQVIRPTGLLDPEVEVRPIEGQIDDLISEVNKETAKKNKVLITTLTKRMAEDLTDYMRELGIRVKYLHSDIDTLERTEIIRDMRLDVFDVLVGINLLREGLDIPEITLVAILDADKEGFLRSETSLIQTIGRAARNAEGHVIMYADNMTDSMRMAIDETMRRREIQMKYNEEHGITPQTIKKSVRDLISISKKVAAEEMKLEKDPESMSAAELEKLIKKLEKQMKKAAAELNFEAAAELRDKLIELKKHLNEME
- a CDS encoding response regulator transcription factor, producing MKKVLIAADEVDKWSRLCEGLQTEWECTTVNLDAFEKFHTIAVYDTVLIREKQKIIQKGKLLIDWCYHTVYWGEHELATLNEREKAFLYLLADSSRQVVTHEIIFEQLWKEPYEDDSANMIWCFVRRPDLIIEEYFHAA